From the genome of Deltaproteobacteria bacterium:
GCAGTCATATGGTATGGGATACCTCCCCTGGAACGCATGTTTCCACGACAGGAGAGAGTGCGGATTGAAATGACGAGAGGCGTATTGCGACAGAGTTCAATTGATAAAGTTGCTAAAGAAGAGAGCGGAAGGAAACTCAGAGCAAGCGGGTGTTTGCGGCCTGCTCTTTTTAACGCCTTGGCTCAATGGCATCGAGGCTTTTTCTGGCTGCGATTCCCAGTTCCGAATCCGGTGTTATTCCGATAATGGCCTTGAACTCCGCCTTGGCCTTCTCCGCATCATGCAGCTTAATATAACACTGCCCTAACCAGTAGCGGGATTCTAATAAGGATGGAGCCGCCTTCGAGGATGCCTTGAAATAGTGAACCGCCTTTTCAAAATTCCCCTGGGCATAACAGGTTATCCCCATGTGAAGGTCTATCAGGGGGTGAGGAACCGTAGTCGGTCTCCTGTTTTTCGCATCCTGATACGTGTCAAGGGCCTTCGGGTAATCCTTCTTTCCATGATAGGCCATACCCATGTTGAACAGCGCTTTATCGGGAGTTTCATAGAGAATATTGGAAAGCGCGTTTTTAAATGATTCTATGGCATTATCCCAGAGCCCCATTTCCAGATAGATTGCCCCCAGGAAATTATGAACCTCCGAATAATCGGACCTTAACGACAATGCCTTCTTGAATTCATTGACAGCGTTATCATTGAGCCCTTTTTTGTAGTACGACATGCCGATATGATAATGGATCTTTGGGTCCTTTGGCGCGAGTTTTTCCGCCTGTAAAAATTCCTTTAATGCATCATTGGTGCGTTCAGATCCTAAATAGGCAATCCCGATATTCAGGTGAGAATCTGCCTGTTCCTGATTCCAAGGGCTCGTTGCACATGCCGTTACGGTAAGAAGAAATACCATGACAGCAGCGTATCTAAGTATTTTTAAATTGATCATATTTAGATTTAAATTTCTTAACTATGGTTGTCGGAGGAATGATATATTTGCGGGAGTCTCTTTGTAGGCGGTTTCCCTCAAAGGCAACTTTCGATTTCTTTTTCATAGTGATGTTTTCTCCCGCCATTGGCAGGAGAAAAAAGAAGAATGCCGATTGGTTATTTGGTAAAAAAGAAACGTGAAGGTCTTATCCCCCTCCTTTTGGCTTTTCGGATTTTTCTCCCACAGTGTCGCTTTTTATGATCTTTGGGGTGATAAAAACCATGAGCTGAGTTCTTTTTTTCGTGGTTGCTTCAGATTTGAACAACCACCCCAAGACCGGTATTTTGGAGAGCCATGGGATACCTGTTTCTGACGTCTGTTCTGAAGTCTTTAATATTCCCCCGATGACAATCGTATCTCCATCCTGAACGACAATTTTAGACTCTACCTCGCTTTTATTTATCGGAGGATTTCCGGATAACTGGGCGGCTTTTGTATAGTCCGCAAAATCGTTTGTCGCTTTAATCTCCATTGAGATAGTATCGTCGGGCGTAATTTTCGGCTTGACATCCAGTCTCAGGACGGCTTCCTTAAAGGTAATACTCCTGTTTCCGTCCTTATCTATGGTAATGTAGGGAACCTCCTCACCCTGTTTGATGGTTGCCTTTACATTATCCATGGTAGTAACCTTCGGTGATGAAATGATTTTCCCCTGGCCCGTAGTTTCAAGAGCCGCGATCTGGGCTTCGAGAACGGCATTGGCGCCTCCCAGTATGAGACCGAAAGTAGGCGATGCGATTGACGCCGGATAATTGAGAGCAGCAGACTGTATTACTTTTCCATCTGTGGTTTGAAATGGAATAGCGGACGGATACCCCCACGTCATGCCGCGAGATTGAACCGTGTTTGTTCCCGCAGTCAACCCATAGGAATAATCGCCGGCCCTGTTGTAGGACACGCCTCCCCATGTAACACCGAGGTTCCTGACGAATTCATCCGTTGCCTCTATGATTTTCGCTTCTATGGATACCTGCCGCAGTTTCCCCTTTTCTTCCAATCGTTCCTGCTCTGCCTTTTTGGAAAGTATCTCCGCCTTGAGACGGTCTTCTTCGCCCGACTTCCTGTCAGCCTCGTCTTTTTTCATTCTTTCGTAGGTTACGACACTGATAACATCGCCCATCTGCTTTTTAGCAAGACCATGGACATCCAAAATGGTATCAAGGGCCTGATCCCAGGGGACCTTTTTCATATGCACAGTCATGTTTCCCTTGACATCATCACCGGAGACAATAGTGATTCCTCCCTCCTCGGCGAGTAATCTCAGGACGGCCCGTATAGGTGCATCCTGAAAATCAAGGGATATCTTACGACCTGCATACTTCGTTGGGCCTGTGCCTTTTTCGACGGTCTGGCCCGTCTCCTTTTTGGTTACTACTTCTGTGGAAAACCCCGGCGCTTTTTGATCGGCTGCAGGCATTTTGCCCTCGATGCTGCCTGTATTAAAATCAATAAGGACATTCTGCCCCGCCTGACTGACACTGTAAGGTACACGCTCTCTTAACGCTATCGTGATGAGGGCCCAGTTCTGACCTTCGGTTGTTTTCTGGGACGGAACGGCATTGATTACATTGGAAAGCTTCCCCTCACCTAAAGGTCGCTTGAGTTCCCCAGGCACAAACATATTTGCCATTTTTACCACCACGGCATTACCCGCCAGGGCTTCGATAGTAACACCGGATTGTTTGGATACGACGATGGTGATGCGCTCTTTGCCTTTTATCTTTTCAAAGGTAATGTTTTCCAGGTATCCGAAGTCTGTCTTCTGTACCTGAGGCGCGGAAACCTCAGGGGGATTCGTCGCCTCCGGCGGCGCGCTCCCTGCGTACTCGACGTTACTAAAAAACATTACAAAAGCAATCAAGAATACAATCCATGGTAGTTTCTTTTTCATGGTTTTTCCTCACCTTCTTCTTTGCGAAGCTTCATCGTGATTCTCTTTGTCTTCGTCTTTCTGGCATCCCCTTCTTTGATCTTTTCTTCGACGATGACTCGGTCTGCGAGTATCCCCACTACCCTGCCACCGTGTAGACCAATGGCGGTTCCCAAATAAAGGGGATAGAATTTGCCCTTAACATCTGTGACAATGGCTATTTTGGAAGACTCATCACCTGCAATACCGACAAGCCTGAATTGATCAGTACCCGCCCTTTGCAGGGGGAATATGGGAAGGGGCTGTACTTTTTCCAGCTTCTTTTTAGCGCTGATCTCCTTATCTATGAAAGGTTTAAAAGGGTCCACCTTTCCGACAGGATTGTATTTATATGCGGGGGCTGTCTTCAAATCGGCGGCCTTTGTTTCCACCGCCTTTACATCAGTCCCTTTAGTACCTGCCGCTTTTGGATCGGCAGCGGTAATCTCTGATGCCCATAGTAGAGCGATCAAAGCCAGAAGTATTATTGTTATGCAAGCTGCAGTTCTATTTTTTTTCATCAGCTTTTTTCTCATCGAGTTTTTCCAGGAACATGTAAGTTTTAATCATACAGGACGTGTTTATATACCGTCCCCGCCCTTTTATATCCTTCCCGTCCGACATGGAGATATCTTCAATATTGATAATCCTGGGAAGCTTCGCAACCTTCTCAAAAAAAACAACGATACTATGAAAGCCGCCGGTGACCGTTACCTTAACAGGAATCTCGTCATAGAATTTTTCCTCAACTTGTTTTGGCGCAGCTCCTTTGGTATCGGGGGCTTTCTTGTCGGGCGGTTTTGCTCCAGCCGGTTGTGTCACCGGGGGTTTCTTTTCAGATTGTTTTGGTTCGAACAAGATAAAATCGATGCCGGAATCTTTTCCCGCTTGCGCAACAGCATATAAGAGACCCGGTATCTCACGTTGATCGGGAAGTTTTGTCAGGGCTATCCGTAGTGTTTCCCGCAGGGCATTAACTTCTCTTACGTACTTTTCTTTTTGAGCCGCCAGGCGCTCTTTCTCTGTAACCTGCACCTGAATCTCAGATAACTTCGTTTCAAGAGTTCCTTTCGTCTCTATAGATGATTGCAAAAAGAGAGAATAATCAATACCCCCTAAAAGCAAGAAAAATACGAGGATAATCAGTCCTTTACGTTTTGGAGGCATCTTTTTGATGTCGTCGAGGGTGATAGCCATGGAGTTACAATCCCTTCTTTTTCACGCACGATATTACAAATTGCTGCAGTTTAACACCAGAGATCTCTTTTTCCTTGGTGGATACCAAATCGACCGATTTGATAAAGGTGGAACCTGCCAGGTTTTTCATAAAGTGTGCAACGGCAATATTGCTTCTTGCTATACCCTCAATAGTGATATCTGCACCCTTCTCAGATAGTTTTTCAAGCCAGACATCCTTGATAGGAACCATCGTCGTTAGTTCATCCAGCATACGAACGGGCGCCAGACGGTTTTCTTCGAGGTTATTGATGATGGCTAGTTTTTTCTCAAGGATCGCCTTGTCGTTCTTATACAGTTCTATATCGCCGATGATTTTCGTCAGAGACGCGAGCTTATCTTCCTGAATTTTTATATTTTTTTCGAGTGTTCCGATACTCATAAAGAAATAAAGATGAACAGAGCCAATAATGAGGAGAAAACCCACAAAGGCAAGGGCAATGATCACAATCTGGCGTGTCAGATCCTCCTTTTTTTCCTTTTCCCGATAGGGAAGAAGATTAATTCTGATCATTTGTCACCTACTTTTCTTAGTGCCAGCCCTACTCCGACTGAGGCGATTGGTGCAATATCTTCAATTGTTGACGGATCAATGGCTTTTTCATTGTAACCGATTTTTCTAAAAGGATTCGCAATTTCTGCTTCAACACCGAGCCTCTGAGTCAAGTCGTTTACGATACCGGGGATTTTTGCACTTCCGCCGGAAAGGAGAATATGCTTTATATATTCCCCTCCGTAAGTCGACCTGAAATAATCGATAGACCTCTCAATTTCTGCACAGATAGGTTCGGCATGAGAAAGGAGGCTTTCTCGGAATTCTCTTTCGGCCGATTCGCCGCCGCCGGGACCTTCGATTTTGATTCTTTCCGCCTCTTCAAATGTCACCCCCATCTTCTGCTGAATCGCTTCCGTTATGGAATTTCCCGCGAGAGTAAAATCTCTGGTAAAGATGGAAGCGCCGCCTTTGAGGACGTTTATGTTCGTGATACTCGCTCCGATATTGATGAGTACGGCAATTTCGTTCTCTTCAAATTCATAATTCTCTTCATACATGGTTTCGAGTGCAAAGGAATCCACATCCATAATCACAGGTAAATATCCCGCCTGTTGTATGGCATCGGTATAACCAGTGACAATATCTTTTTTCGATGCCACAATAATAACATCCATCTGATTGGGATTGAATTCATTTTCACCGAGGATTTGAAAATCGTAGCTCACTGCATCCATGTCATCAAAAGGCAGATATTTGCCTGCTTCATCTTTTATCAGCTCACGCAAATCTCCTTCATCCATCGTGGGAAAGTTTACTTTTTTTACAATAACGGAGTGTCCCGAAATAGAGGTTACAATTTCCTTCCTTTTGCACCCGGATTGTTTGAACAGTTCTTTAATTTTCAAGGCCAATTCCTGCTGCTCCACGGGCACACCATCGACGATTACACCCTTTTCCAGGGGCATTTGGGAAAACCGGGAAAGAATGTATCCCTTTGGGGTTTCCTGTATTTCAGCAAGTTTTATAGAACTAGATCCTATGTCAAGCCCAACCAGTTGCTTACTTCCCGGCAACAGGTCGATCTTTAAGAAATCGAGCCCGATCATCTTTTTACCACGTGCGAACAGATTTTTAATGTCTAACATAGGACCACCGTGCCTGGGTATTCTCTTCCATGTTCATTTCAAATATCGATAAACGAGGTCTCCCTTTCTGACCATTCCTAGTTCGTTTCGCGCCGCCATCTCTATATAGTGGAGATCACTTTTCAATAACATGACCTTTCTATTCAATTCCTTATTTTCTAATGTTATGTCATTATTTGCTTTTTTAAAAGCCAACAATTGTTCTTTCATCGTGTAGTTGTCGATCAGTCCCCTTTTCCCAAAAATGATGAGCATACTCATCAGAAAGACGAACATGATTAGATATCTGCCTACTTTCATTCGAACTGTTCGTTCCTGCCTATCTGCAAAAAGGTCTTTATTTGTAAAAAACAAACTAAGACTCTGCGTCTGACAAAAAAACGTCTTTATATTTTTTCTGTAATGCCTTTGCGACCTTTAATTCGGAGTATTTCCGTGTCGGCAATCCCTTTTCCATCTTGGTGACGGTTTGAGGAGCTAATCCTGCCCTTCTTGCAAGTTCGGCAATGCTTAGAGGAATAGCTTCACGAAACTGTTTTACTTTGTTTTTTGTCATATCTGCTCTGATGTATGTGAACAATATCGCCTTGATGGCTCCTTTATTATACTAATTGTTAACAATGTCAAGTAAAAAATATCACTCATATACAATATATTTTAATATTAACTAATATTAATCAAAAATGGTGACATCATTATACCAATCCAATCATATTTCGTTCATTAATATTACAGAATTATGGACAGGCGTCCCGCCTGTCCTACCCCAGGGTGGGTTGGGCGTCTCGCCCGACATCACTTATTATTGAATACAAATTGATAGTAAAGGGAAAAAGGACCTTTAAGTATTTACGAAAACTACCAACCAGACCATTTATCCCCGCCTATAAGGCAGGGTATTCGGGCAGTTTTCGCAAAGAATATGATTCTATGAAGTGACGGAAGGAAGATTCTGCTGCGGTTCCCCGAGAAAAAAATCTCCCCGCTCTATCCACTCTTTGAGAATGTGCGCAATATCTCTTGCTTTATAATAACTGGAGAGTGGCGCAGTAACAACTCTATTACCGTGCAGTGTTATCTCGCCCGAGTGAAGCTCCTTGTAACTTACCTCCCCGATACTCTTGAGAACACCACCTTTCGGATAATCCATACCGTAGTCGAAGATCTGTGTATATATATCTTCATCTTTAACAGAGGTGTACCGTGCCATATCTTCGTTCAAAATGGGTATTGGGATGCCTATACCGACGTACAGAGAAACCCCATATCCGAGCATACTGGCCCCGACAAGCCAGCCGGGATTCATCTCTTTGAGGTTTCCTATGGTTGCAATCGTTCCCGCACCCTCTTTTGGGACACCGTTTTTGCCTCTGGCTGCATTGGGACTGTGCTGGGTGCCATGCCAGGCTATATAACCCTGGGCTCCTCCTAAAAAGATTCTCGTCCCGATGCCGATTGTCATGTAATAGGGATCGTTAAATAGGGGACTTAACTGTCCCGATGTCGAATAATTGGCATTGGCCATGCGGGGTCTCAATATCCCCATATAGGTATAAATTGTTTTGTCAGACATGTTAACAGCGCAACTGTAGTTCTGATAGGCGTTCCGTGGGTTGCAGAGAATGGCGTTTCGTAAATCGTTAATCGTAATATTCTTCTCGTATTTCCTCGCTGGATAGCAATCAGTTCCGTAACCCTCCGCACGCAGCCTGATCACATTGCCTGCCACCAGATCCTCGATGACATGTCCGCCTCCGTAATTGAATTCTCCCGGATAGACGCTGTTGAGGGGGTCCCCTTCGGCAATCGCCGTCGCGCCTATATAACAGTCCACTGCAGCGATACCTCCGTAGGCCGGTACGTCGTTCAGCCAGACTTTCGAGACCTTTATTCTCGGAGAGGTATGGCCGAAGTTCAGAAAGGCGCCTGATGAGCACATGGGAGCGAATGTTCCCGTTGTGACGACGTCTATCCTTCTCGCTGCTTCGACATGACCATGTCTCTCAACAATATCAATCATTTCTTCAGCTGTTACAACAACGGCCTTTCCCTGTTTGATCTTCTCATTGATCTCTCTGTATGTTTTATTTACTCTTAATTTCTTCATGAAGTGCCCATCCTCATGCTTGAAGCCTTTTTACGCTATGCAAAGGTTTCAAAATCCATTGGAGAAGGATTTTCTTGATATATTTATTTGAAAAAGAAATCCAGGGAAAATTTGAGGGGAACTACTGTAAAGTAAATCCTGTCCAAGAGTTTTCAGCTGGTATGACCGAACCCTCCATCCCCTCTTGGGGTTGCATCAAGCCGCTGACATGGTATCCATGAAACTCTGCACACACGATGAACTGTCATCTGTGCGATACGGTCACCCCGCCTGATGACGAAAGGCATTTCGCCATGATTAATCATGATGATGCCGATTTCGCCACGGTAGTCTGCATCGATGGTTCCCGGAGAATTAACGAGCGTCACACCATTTTTTATGGCAAGACCGCTTCGTGGTCTTATTTGTGCTTCATAACCTACCGGCAACTCGATCGCAATACCCGAGGGGATCATCTTTCTTTGCCCCGGAAGGAGTGTCTCATCTGTTTCCACAGCTGCGTAAATATCCATACCCGCGGAATGCTCGGTCATGTATTGGGGTAAGGGTATGTCGTCATAACCCGACAATCTCTGGATGGGTATTCTCATTTCTTCCATCATGGAGACTTAGATTCTATCCTTCATACCATTCAAGAGAAAAATCTTTTTCTGCAATCTTACCCATGGCAACCAGGGAGATGGTGTCGGGGTTGAAGATTTCACAGGCCAGAGTCATAATGTCTTCTGCTGAAACAGCATCTATAGAGGCAATAACATCTTCCGGCGGGATGTACTCTCCAAAAATAATTTCATTCTTGGCTAATTTCGTCATACGATTATCAGTACTTTCCATAGAGAGCAGGAAATTTCCTTTGATCAGCTCTTTGGTCTGCATAAGTTCCTTCTCTGTTAAGAGATCATTACGTAACCGCTTCAATTCTTTAAGAATCAAATTGATGACAACCTGTACCTTGTCCTCACCGGTTCCTGCATATATGCCTAAAAACCCAACATCCATATATGGGGCGAGGTAGGAATGAATTGCATAAGAAAGCCCCCTTTTTTCTCTGATCTCCTGAAACAGCCTGGAACTCATACTTCCCCCGAGGATGGCATTCAATAGAAAGCTGGGGTATCTTTGAGGACTTATCACGGAGGGTGCGAGGGCGCCGATGACCATATGCACCTGTTCCAGGTCTCTATTGAGTACGGCTACTTTTGATGATACCACCGGCATGTTTGTTTGAGACTTGAGGGTTTTTCCTGATATGGATCCGAAGGCCTGATTTACCAAATTGACAAAAACACCATGGTTCACATTGCCAGCAGCAGTAAGTACCAGATTATCGCACTTGTATCGTGCATTGAAGAAAGTAAGGAGGGTTTCTCTGTTTACAGTAGCTATAAGATCCTTCGTTCCTAAAACGGGAAGACCTAAGGGGTGGCCATTCCAGAATACGCTCTCAAAGAAGTCATGAATATAATCATCAGGTGAATCCTCGATCATATTGATTTCCTGAAGGACTACGGATTGTTCCTTGCTGATTTCTTCTTCATCAAAGCATGAGTTCACGTAAATATCGGCAAGAAGGTCTATTGCCATAGCCAAATGATAGTCCGGTATCTTTATATAAAATGAGGTCAGTTCCTTTCCGGTGAAGGCATTCATTATGCCGCCGACGGAATCAATAGCCGAAGCGATATCAAAAGCAGACCTGTTTTTCGTCCCTTTAAAGAGCATGTGTTCGATAAAATGAGCAGATCCATTTGTAATATGATCTTCATAACGTGAACCGCTCTGCACCCAAACCCCTATGGATATGGACCTGACATGATCGATTTCTTCGGAAATGACCCTAACGCCGTTATCCAGGATCGTCTTATTGTACATTGGCACCCAGGGCATCCTTCCTGCTGAGCCGGATTTTTCCTTGCTTGTCGATGTCAAGAACTTTTACCATTACTTCTTCACCTTCCTGGAGGATGTCGGTTACATTTTTAACCCTTTCATTAGATAACTGCGATATATGTACCAACCCTTCAGTGCCCGGCAGTATCTCGACAAATGCCCCAAAATCAACAATTTTCTTCACGATACCACGATAGATCTTCCCAATCTCTGCGTCTTCAGTCAACCACTTGACCATAGCCAATGCCCTCGATGCCGCTTCCGAATCGTTCGATGCGATGGTCACTGTACCGTCATCTTCCACATTGATGGTAACACCTGTCTCACTGATAATCTGCCTGATATTCTTCCCGCCGCTGCCGATCACATCTCTTACCTTTTCCGCTTTTACCTTGATCGTTGTAATTCGTGGAGCATATTTGGAGATATCCTTCCTCGGTTCGGCAATCGTCTCCCTGAGTTTCTCGATGATAAATATCCGTCCCTCTCTTGCCTGGTATAAGGCCCTTCTCAAAATATCATCATTGAGTCCGTCAATTTTGATGTCCATTTGCAGGGCTGTGATTCCCTTTTTTGTTCCGCATACTTTGAGATCCATATCGCCCGCATGGTCTTCATCACCGATAATGTCGGAAAGAATAACAACTTCATTATCCTCCTTCAACAACCCCATGGCAATTCCGGCAACGATGTCCTTTACCGGCACGCCTGCATCCATAAGCGAAAGTAAACCGCTGCAAACTGTGGCCATTGAGGATGAACCATTGGAAGACATAATCTCAGAGACAATCCTTATTGTGTATGGAAAAACTTCCTCAGTAGGCAGAATAGGCAGGAGGGCCTTTCTGGCAAGAGCGCCATGTCCGATTTCTCTTCTTCCCGGGTTTCTTGCAGGACGCGCTTCCCCTACACAATAAGGGGGAAAGTTATAGTGCAAAATGAAAGTTCTCATTTCTTCCCCGCCTATATAATCCAATCGCTGTTCATCTGAAGATGTACCCAGCGTAAGGGCGGCGAGCGCCTGGGTTTCACCCCTTGTAAAAAGGGCAGACCCGTGTACCCTGGGGAGAATCCCCACTTCAGCACTGATCGGTCTGATCTCCGCAGAGGATCTTCCGTCGATCCTCTTTTTGTCATGCAATATCATATTCCTGACGATTTTATCTTCCAGGTCCGACAGGATTTTTCTTACCTGAGGGCAGAGCTTGTCATCTTCAGCACAAACTTCCTTGATGACCTTTTCCCTTATCCAGTCAAGTTTTTTGTACCTGTCGAGTTTTCTTGATATGCAATAGGCTTCTTTCATGCTTTCTGTGGCTGCTTCAGCAACCTTCGCAAAAAGGGTTTCATCGATAGTGATTGCATCTGCAACCCTTTTCTCTTTACCTATGGTTTGGCGGATATGATCCTGGAGTTCAATGGCCGGCTGTAACGACTCCAGACCGAAGTTGATGGCGTCAATAATTACATCCTCTTCTGCCTCAAGGGCCTCACCTTCAAGCATAACCAGATTAATATCAAATTCCTTACCTCCTGAACCGGGCGAGACTTTTCTTCCAACGATGAAGAGATTGAAATCGCTTTTCTCCAGAGCATCTGATGACGGGTTACATACAAATTTGCCGTCTATTCGACCAACACGGACACTGGCAATCGGCCCTTTGAAAGGAATATCAGAGATTTCAAGCGCGGCAGACGCACCAAGTAAAGCTGCCACAACAGAATCATTTTCATTATCTACGGACAATACTGTCGCCGCGATTTGAGTTTCGAAGAAATAGCCTTTGGGGAAGAGAGGTCTGATGGATCTGTCAATCATCCGTGATGTCAATACTTCCCTTTCATTTGGGCGTCCCTCCCGCTTGAAAAAACCTCCGGGAATCTTCCCCGCTGCAAATGTCATCTCCTGATAATCGACCGTAAGTGGCAGGAAGTCTACGCCTTCTCTCTTATTTTTGAGCGATACGGCGGTTACAATGACGACCGTATCACCGTAGGTTACAAGGACAGATCCATCGGCCTGACCTGCCATGTAGTTAGTTTTAATGGAAATGTTTCTTCCCGCAAACTCTATAGTAAATATATTACTCATCAACTTTTCCTCTCATTATGATAATGTATGGCTCACTATTGTCCCGTATGGTGAAATACAGTAACTAAATACGAACGAATCCGCTATGCACGTAAGCTTGTTTCTCTTCTTACTTTCCGTCGTAAGAACTTGGGCTGGAATTATTTCCTGAGACCCAGACGCTGAATAACACTCCTGTATCTCTCCACTTCCTTTTTTTTAAGATAATCCAGAAGCCGCCTTCTCTTGCCCACGAGTTTCAAAAGACCTCTGCGAGAATGATGATCCTTTTTGTGCATTTTAAAATGTTCTGTCAGGTACTCTATTCTGGCACTGAGGAGAGCAATCTGGACTTCAGGAGATCCAGTATCCACTTCATGTAATTGGA
Proteins encoded in this window:
- a CDS encoding homocysteine biosynthesis protein, whose product is MKKLRVNKTYREINEKIKQGKAVVVTAEEMIDIVERHGHVEAARRIDVVTTGTFAPMCSSGAFLNFGHTSPRIKVSKVWLNDVPAYGGIAAVDCYIGATAIAEGDPLNSVYPGEFNYGGGHVIEDLVAGNVIRLRAEGYGTDCYPARKYEKNITINDLRNAILCNPRNAYQNYSCAVNMSDKTIYTYMGILRPRMANANYSTSGQLSPLFNDPYYMTIGIGTRIFLGGAQGYIAWHGTQHSPNAARGKNGVPKEGAGTIATIGNLKEMNPGWLVGASMLGYGVSLYVGIGIPIPILNEDMARYTSVKDEDIYTQIFDYGMDYPKGGVLKSIGEVSYKELHSGEITLHGNRVVTAPLSSYYKARDIAHILKEWIERGDFFLGEPQQNLPSVTS
- a CDS encoding septum formation initiator family protein, producing MKVGRYLIMFVFLMSMLIIFGKRGLIDNYTMKEQLLAFKKANNDITLENKELNRKVMLLKSDLHYIEMAARNELGMVRKGDLVYRYLK
- a CDS encoding polyribonucleotide nucleotidyltransferase, which codes for MSNIFTIEFAGRNISIKTNYMAGQADGSVLVTYGDTVVIVTAVSLKNKREGVDFLPLTVDYQEMTFAAGKIPGGFFKREGRPNEREVLTSRMIDRSIRPLFPKGYFFETQIAATVLSVDNENDSVVAALLGASAALEISDIPFKGPIASVRVGRIDGKFVCNPSSDALEKSDFNLFIVGRKVSPGSGGKEFDINLVMLEGEALEAEEDVIIDAINFGLESLQPAIELQDHIRQTIGKEKRVADAITIDETLFAKVAEAATESMKEAYCISRKLDRYKKLDWIREKVIKEVCAEDDKLCPQVRKILSDLEDKIVRNMILHDKKRIDGRSSAEIRPISAEVGILPRVHGSALFTRGETQALAALTLGTSSDEQRLDYIGGEEMRTFILHYNFPPYCVGEARPARNPGRREIGHGALARKALLPILPTEEVFPYTIRIVSEIMSSNGSSSMATVCSGLLSLMDAGVPVKDIVAGIAMGLLKEDNEVVILSDIIGDEDHAGDMDLKVCGTKKGITALQMDIKIDGLNDDILRRALYQAREGRIFIIEKLRETIAEPRKDISKYAPRITTIKVKAEKVRDVIGSGGKNIRQIISETGVTINVEDDGTVTIASNDSEAASRALAMVKWLTEDAEIGKIYRGIVKKIVDFGAFVEILPGTEGLVHISQLSNERVKNVTDILQEGEEVMVKVLDIDKQGKIRLSRKDALGANVQ
- a CDS encoding tetratricopeptide repeat protein — its product is MINLKILRYAAVMVFLLTVTACATSPWNQEQADSHLNIGIAYLGSERTNDALKEFLQAEKLAPKDPKIHYHIGMSYYKKGLNDNAVNEFKKALSLRSDYSEVHNFLGAIYLEMGLWDNAIESFKNALSNILYETPDKALFNMGMAYHGKKDYPKALDTYQDAKNRRPTTVPHPLIDLHMGITCYAQGNFEKAVHYFKASSKAAPSLLESRYWLGQCYIKLHDAEKAKAEFKAIIGITPDSELGIAARKSLDAIEPRR
- a CDS encoding helix-turn-helix domain-containing protein, with protein sequence MTKNKVKQFREAIPLSIAELARRAGLAPQTVTKMEKGLPTRKYSELKVAKALQKKYKDVFLSDAES
- a CDS encoding pilus assembly protein PilP, with translation MKKNRTAACITIILLALIALLWASEITAADPKAAGTKGTDVKAVETKAADLKTAPAYKYNPVGKVDPFKPFIDKEISAKKKLEKVQPLPIFPLQRAGTDQFRLVGIAGDESSKIAIVTDVKGKFYPLYLGTAIGLHGGRVVGILADRVIVEEKIKEGDARKTKTKRITMKLRKEEGEEKP
- the dut gene encoding dUTP diphosphatase, producing the protein MEEMRIPIQRLSGYDDIPLPQYMTEHSAGMDIYAAVETDETLLPGQRKMIPSGIAIELPVGYEAQIRPRSGLAIKNGVTLVNSPGTIDADYRGEIGIIMINHGEMPFVIRRGDRIAQMTVHRVCRVSWIPCQRLDATPRGDGGFGHTS
- the pilO gene encoding type 4a pilus biogenesis protein PilO, translated to MAITLDDIKKMPPKRKGLIILVFFLLLGGIDYSLFLQSSIETKGTLETKLSEIQVQVTEKERLAAQKEKYVREVNALRETLRIALTKLPDQREIPGLLYAVAQAGKDSGIDFILFEPKQSEKKPPVTQPAGAKPPDKKAPDTKGAAPKQVEEKFYDEIPVKVTVTGGFHSIVVFFEKVAKLPRIINIEDISMSDGKDIKGRGRYINTSCMIKTYMFLEKLDEKKADEKK
- a CDS encoding PilN domain-containing protein, which codes for MIRINLLPYREKEKKEDLTRQIVIIALAFVGFLLIIGSVHLYFFMSIGTLEKNIKIQEDKLASLTKIIGDIELYKNDKAILEKKLAIINNLEENRLAPVRMLDELTTMVPIKDVWLEKLSEKGADITIEGIARSNIAVAHFMKNLAGSTFIKSVDLVSTKEKEISGVKLQQFVISCVKKKGL
- the pilM gene encoding type IV pilus assembly protein PilM, coding for MLDIKNLFARGKKMIGLDFLKIDLLPGSKQLVGLDIGSSSIKLAEIQETPKGYILSRFSQMPLEKGVIVDGVPVEQQELALKIKELFKQSGCKRKEIVTSISGHSVIVKKVNFPTMDEGDLRELIKDEAGKYLPFDDMDAVSYDFQILGENEFNPNQMDVIIVASKKDIVTGYTDAIQQAGYLPVIMDVDSFALETMYEENYEFEENEIAVLINIGASITNINVLKGGASIFTRDFTLAGNSITEAIQQKMGVTFEEAERIKIEGPGGGESAEREFRESLLSHAEPICAEIERSIDYFRSTYGGEYIKHILLSGGSAKIPGIVNDLTQRLGVEAEIANPFRKIGYNEKAIDPSTIEDIAPIASVGVGLALRKVGDK
- a CDS encoding pitrilysin family protein; this translates as MYNKTILDNGVRVISEEIDHVRSISIGVWVQSGSRYEDHITNGSAHFIEHMLFKGTKNRSAFDIASAIDSVGGIMNAFTGKELTSFYIKIPDYHLAMAIDLLADIYVNSCFDEEEISKEQSVVLQEINMIEDSPDDYIHDFFESVFWNGHPLGLPVLGTKDLIATVNRETLLTFFNARYKCDNLVLTAAGNVNHGVFVNLVNQAFGSISGKTLKSQTNMPVVSSKVAVLNRDLEQVHMVIGALAPSVISPQRYPSFLLNAILGGSMSSRLFQEIREKRGLSYAIHSYLAPYMDVGFLGIYAGTGEDKVQVVINLILKELKRLRNDLLTEKELMQTKELIKGNFLLSMESTDNRMTKLAKNEIIFGEYIPPEDVIASIDAVSAEDIMTLACEIFNPDTISLVAMGKIAEKDFSLEWYEG